Proteins from one Falco cherrug isolate bFalChe1 chromosome 7, bFalChe1.pri, whole genome shotgun sequence genomic window:
- the KIF7 gene encoding kinesin-like protein KIF7 isoform X2: MAAEGAAVRVAVRVRPLLPREALRGHRPCLRGDAATGEVALGRRRRFRFAAVLPEAAGQAAVYRACVQPLLRAFFRGFNATVFAYGQTGSGKTYTIGEASVASINEDEQGIIPRAMAETFKLIDENDLIDYTVRVSYLEVYKEEFRDLLQADTASKDIQIREDDKGNVVLCGVKESEVEGLDEVLSLLEMGNTAKHTGATHVNRQSSRSHTIFTVTMEQRRGAGRLPLHHHPSSVPASGQVLVSKFHFVDLAGSERIVKTGNTGERLKESIQINSGLLALGNVISALGDPRRKSSHIPYRDSKITRILKDSLGGNAQTVMIACVSPSSSDFDESLNTLNYANRAQNIQNKAVVNCRKETEHVEELHLQIKKLQKALEQRHRSETRIINRSATTKRCVPEPTARLLAECAHYRTCTDAAYRLLMELQEDSNLTVEQILRVKEWLCAVESERSELTSAGLDSGIESTSAEEQSLEAQGSKLARAQVSTEKRCEPIKDEQVAKLQRQVERLEEENRDFLAALEDAMEQYKLQSDKLREQQDKISELHVRLEMAMPNLCVPGLLENLHLVTAGQRPHTAPLDAAPSHGLSGVPSGLLPAEQSGRARCRKHLDSDPSFQEEDLASWHLNHAQCLTGNPEVRDTVLRRELSQDLEKPSELSSGEEEEEWEQKRSLLQRRNGIQSWSKKDICKLKEEPSGDNAHSIQEEQLELSKEVCRKREPVLGPWERLPGKDSEWRLVQAQQKIRELAINIRMKEELITELIKTGKDAQALNRQYCQKIGELEQEAEQVRAELSDSQKQLQELEGKETWDPGEKHKLQEYRTRVAAAQSKARVLCKKKQATERLVSLSAQSEKRVQELERNIQLMRRQQGQLQRRLREESEQKRRLEMEVNKRQHRVKELELKHEQHQKILRIKTEEIAAFQRKRRSGSNGSVISLEQQQKIEEQKKWLDMEMDKVLEQRRALDELEDELRKREAIVAKKEALLQEKNGLESKRLRSSQALTDDIVRVSSRLEHLERELTEKNGQLRHGSAHDQQQIRHEINNLRQEKDQLLKQRLELDNKLRHGTLLSPEEERILFQLDEAIEALDAAIEYKNESITCRQRVLRASASLLSQCEMNLMAKLSYLSSSETRALLCKYFDKVVTLREDQHRQHIAFSELEMQLEEQQQLVYWLEAAVERQRLEMDRQLTLQQKEHEQNMQLLLQQSREHMDEGLASSKLQYEARIQVLEKELSHYMWANQELNQRLSNMNLHPGQTKGMERGIHGAGDRAAPALGTCEESSLGEQPVPLAVPEESHRVRDENRDLVHAPLPSTWRRSSLPNDSPGDLRQRDPEHLLRAGQPHEVHPPRSLAPASKPRRELRRASLNVTAVPYHPAMIDVRKNPL; encoded by the exons aTGGCGGCGGAGGGGGCGGCCGTGCGGGTGGCGGTGCGGGTGCGGCCGCTGCTGCCCCGGGAGGCGCtgcgggggcaccggccctgcctGCGGGGCGACGCCGCCACCGGCGAGGTGGCGctgggccgccgccgccgcttccGCTTCGCCGCCGTGCTGCCCGAggcggcggggcaggcggcCGTCTACCGGGCCTGCGTCCAGCCGCTGCTGCGGGCCTTCTTCCGCGGCTTCAACGCCACCGTCTTCGCCTACGGGCAGACCGGCTCCGGCAAGACGTACACCATCGGGGAGGCCAGCGTCG CTTCCATCAATGAAGACGAGCAGGGCATCATCCCACGAGCCATGGCTGAGACTTTCAAGCTTATTGATGAGAATGACCTGATTGACTACACGGTCCGAGTGTCCTACCTGGAAGTGTACAAGGAGGAGTTTCGGGACTTACTGCAGGCGGATACAGCCAGCAAAGACATCCAGATCCGGGAGGATGACAAGGGGAATGTCG TGCTCTGCGGTGTGAAGGAGTCAGAAGTGGAAGGGCTGGACGAGGTGCTGAGCCTGCTGGAGATGGGGAACACAGCCAAGCACACGGGAGCTACCCATGTCAACAGGCAGTCGAGCCGCTCACACACCATCTTCACGGTGACCATGGAACAGCGGCGTGGGGCTGGCCGCCTCCCCCTGCACCACCACCCCTCCTCTGTCCCTGCCTCGGGCCAGGTCCTGGTTTCCAAGTTTCACTTTGTGGACCTGGCAGGCTCAGAGCGAATTGTGAAGACGGGAAACACAGGGGAGAGGCTGAAGGAGAGTATCCAGATCAACAGTGGCCTCCTGGCCTTAGGCAATGTCATCAGCGCCTTGGGAGACCCTCGGAGGAAGAGCAGCCACATCCCCTACAGGGACTCCAAAATCACCAG GATCCTGAAAGACTCTCTGGGAGGGAATGCCCAGACTGTGATGATAGCCTGTGTCAGCCCATCCTCCTCCGACTTCGATGAGAGCCTCAACACGCTGAATTATGCCAACCGGGCTCAAAACATCCAGAACAAGGCCGTGGTGAACTGCCGCAAGGAGACGGAGCACGTTGAAGAGCTTCACCTGCAAataaagaagctgcagaaggcGCTGGAACAGCGGCACCGCTCCGAGACCCGTATCATCAACCGCTCGGCCACCACCAAACGATGCGTGCCGGAGCCCACGGCTCGGCTGCTGGCTGAGTGCGCGCATTACCGCACCTGCACCGATGCTGCGTACCGGCTGCTgatggagctgcaggaggacagCAACCTGACGGTGGAGCAGATCTTGCGGGTTAAGGAGTGGCTGTGCGCGGTGGAGAGCGAGAGGAGTGAGCTGACCTCGGCCGGGCTGGATAGCGGTATCGAGAGCACCTCCGCAGAGGAGCAGAGCCTCGAGGCACAAGGCTCAAAGCTGGCAAGAGCCCAG GTGAGCACTGAGAAGAGGTGTGAACCCATCAAAGATGAGCAGGTGGCTAAACTGCAGAGGCAAGTGGAGCGCCTGGAGGAGGAGAACCGTGATTTCCTGGCTGCCCTGGAGGATGCCATGGAGCAGTATAAGCTGCAG AGCGACAAACTGCGGGAGCAGCAGGATAAGATCTCTGAGCTGCACGTGCGCCTTGAGATGGCAATGCCAAACCTGtgtgtgccagggctgctggaaaACCTTCACTTGGTGACTGCTGGCCAGAGACCTCACACAGCCCCGCTGGACGCTGCCCCGTCCCATGGCCTCAGTGGGGTTCCCTCAGGGCTCCTTCCCGCTGAGCAGAGTGGAAGAGCCCGTTGCAGGAAG CATCTTGACAGCGACCCCTCCTTCCAGGAGGAGGACCTGGCCAGCTGGCACCTGAACCATGCGCAGTGCCTGACTGGCAATCCAGAGGTCAGAGACACGGTGCTGAGGAGGGAGCTTAGCCAGGACTTGGAGAAGCCATCAGAGCTGTCctcaggagaggaggaggaggagtgggaaCAGAAACGGTCCCTGTTGCAGCGCCG AAATGGGATCCAAAGCTGGAGCAAGAAGGACATCTGCAAGTTGAAGGAGGAGCCGAGTGGAGACAATGCTCACTCGATTCAGGAGGAGCAACTGGAGCTGTCAAAAG AGGTCTGTAGGAAGCGGGAGCCAGTGCTTGGTCCCTGGGAGCGCCTGCCAGGGAAGGACTCGGAGTGGAGGCTGGTGCAAGCACAGCAGAAGATCCGGGAGCTGGCGATCAACATCCGCATGAAGGAGGAGCTGATCACGGAGCTCATTAAGAcag GCAAGGACGCCCAGGCTCTGAACAGGCAGTACTGCCAGAAGATCGGcgagctggagcaggaggcagagcaggtgCGGGCAGAGCTGAGTGACAGCCAGAAGCAGCTCCAGGAGCTGGAGGGCAAAGAGACGTGGGACCCCGGGGAGAAGCACAAGCTGCAGGAGTACCGCACACGTGTGGCGGCTGCGCAGAGCAAGGCACGG GTTCTGTGCAAAAAGAAGCAGGCGACGGAGAGGCTGGTGTCCCTCTCAGCCCAGAGCGAGAAACgggtgcaggagctggagaggaACATTCAGCTGATGCGGcggcagcagggccagctgcaGCGCCGGCTGCGGGAGGAGAGTGAGCAGAAACGGCGGCTGGAGATGGAGGTGAATAAGCGGCAGCACCGAGTCAAG GAACTGGAACTGAAGCATGAGCAGCACCAGAAAATCCTGCGCATCAAAACAGAGGAAATTGCAGCTTTCCAGAGGAAGCGGCGGAGTGGCAGCAACGGCTCCGTGatcagcctggagcagcagcag AAAATTGAGGAACAGAAGAAGTGGCTGGACATGGAGATGGATAAAGTTCTCGAGCAACGCCGGGCCCTGGATGAGCTAGAAGATGAGCTGAGGAAGCGGGAAGCTATTGTGGCCAAAAaggaagccctgctgcaggagaagaaCGGCCTGGAGAGCAAGCGACTGCGCTCCAGCCAG gctctgACAGATGACATAGTGCGTGTGTCCAGCCGCCTGGAGCACCTAGAAAGGGAGCTGACTGAGAAGAATGGGCAGTTGCGTCACGGCAGTGCCCATGACCAGCAGCAGATCCGCCACGAGATCAACAACCTGCGCCAGGAGAAGGACCAGCTGCTCAAACAGAGGTTGGAGCTCGACAACAAGCTGCGTCACGgcaccctgctgtccccagag gaaGAACGGATCTTGTTCCAGCTGGACGAGGCAATCGAGGCCCTGGATGCAGCCATCGAGTACAAGAATGAGTCTATCACGTGCAGGCAACGAGTCCTGCGGGCCTCAGCCAGCCTGCTGTCCCAGTGTGAGATGAACCTCATGGCCAAGCTCAGCTACCTCTCCTCCTCCGAGACCCGCGCTCTGCTCTGCAAATACTTTGACAAG GTGGTGACACTGCGAGAGGATCAGCACAGGCAACACATTGCCTTCTCGGAGCTGGAgatgcagctggaggagcagcagcagctggtgtaCTGGCTGGAGGCGGCCGTGGAACGTCAGCGCCTGGAGATGGACCGCCAGCTCACCCTGCAGCAGAAGGAGCATGAGCAGAACATGCAGTTACTGCTCCAGCAGAGCCGTG agcaCATGGATGAGGGGCTGGCCAGCAGCAAGCTGCAGTATGAGGCCAGGATTCAGgtgctggaaaaggagctgaGCCATTATATGTGGGCAAACCAGGAGCTGAACCAGAGGCTGAGTAACATGAACCTCCATCCTGGACAGACCAAAG GGATGGAGAGAGGCATTCAcggggctggggacagagctgcccctgccctcgGGACCTGTGAGGAATCCAGCCTTGGGGAGCAGCCCGTGCCTCTGGCCGTCCCTGAAGAAAGCCATCGGGTCAGGGATGAGAACAGGGACCTGGTGCATGCCCCTTTGCCATCGACATGGAGGCGTTCCTCCCTGCCCAACGACAGCCCTGGGGACCTTCGGCAGAGGGATCCGGAGCACTTGCTGAGAGCGGGGCAGCCTCACGAGGTGCACCCACCACGGAGCCTGGCTCCTGCCTCCAAGCCCCGCCGGGAGCTGCGCAGAGCCAGCCTGAACGTGACCGCCGTGCCTTACCACCCAGCGATGATAGATGTGAGGAAAAACCCACTCTAG
- the KIF7 gene encoding kinesin-like protein KIF7 isoform X3 produces the protein MAAEGAAVRVAVRVRPLLPREALRGHRPCLRGDAATGEVALGRRRRFRFAAVLPEAAGQAAVYRACVQPLLRAFFRGFNATVFAYGQTGSGKTYTIGEASVASINEDEQGIIPRAMAETFKLIDENDLIDYTVRVSYLEVYKEEFRDLLQADTASKDIQIREDDKGNVVLCGVKESEVEGLDEVLSLLEMGNTAKHTGATHVNRQSSRSHTIFTVTMEQRRGAGRLPLHHHPSSVPASGQVLVSKFHFVDLAGSERIVKTGNTGERLKESIQINSGLLALGNVISALGDPRRKSSHIPYRDSKITRILKDSLGGNAQTVMIACVSPSSSDFDESLNTLNYANRAQNIQNKAVVNCRKETEHVEELHLQIKKLQKALEQRHRSETRIINRSATTKRCVPEPTARLLAECAHYRTCTDAAYRLLMELQEDSNLTVEQILRVKEWLCAVESERSELTSAGLDSGIESTSAEEQSLEAQGSKLARAQVSTEKRCEPIKDEQVAKLQRQVERLEEENRDFLAALEDAMEQYKLQSDKLREQQDKISELHVRLEMAMPNLCVPGLLENLHLVTAGQRPHTAPLDAAPSHGLSGVPSGLLPAEQSGRARCRKEEDLASWHLNHAQCLTGNPEVRDTVLRRELSQDLEKPSELSSGEEEEEWEQKRSLLQRRNGIQSWSKKDICKLKEEPSGDNAHSIQEEQLELSKEVCRKREPVLGPWERLPGKDSEWRLVQAQQKIRELAINIRMKEELITELIKTGKDAQALNRQYCQKIGELEQEAEQVRAELSDSQKQLQELEGKETWDPGEKHKLQEYRTRVAAAQSKARVLCKKKQATERLVSLSAQSEKRVQELERNIQLMRRQQGQLQRRLREESEQKRRLEMEVNKRQHRVKELELKHEQHQKILRIKTEEIAAFQRKRRSGSNGSVISLEQQQKIEEQKKWLDMEMDKVLEQRRALDELEDELRKREAIVAKKEALLQEKNGLESKRLRSSQALTDDIVRVSSRLEHLERELTEKNGQLRHGSAHDQQQIRHEINNLRQEKDQLLKQRLELDNKLRHGTLLSPEEERILFQLDEAIEALDAAIEYKNESITCRQRVLRASASLLSQCEMNLMAKLSYLSSSETRALLCKYFDKVVTLREDQHRQHIAFSELEMQLEEQQQLVYWLEAAVERQRLEMDRQLTLQQKEHEQNMQLLLQQSREHMDEGLASSKLQYEARIQVLEKELSHYMWANQELNQRLSNMNLHPGQTKAGMERGIHGAGDRAAPALGTCEESSLGEQPVPLAVPEESHRVRDENRDLVHAPLPSTWRRSSLPNDSPGDLRQRDPEHLLRAGQPHEVHPPRSLAPASKPRRELRRASLNVTAVPYHPAMIDVRKNPL, from the exons aTGGCGGCGGAGGGGGCGGCCGTGCGGGTGGCGGTGCGGGTGCGGCCGCTGCTGCCCCGGGAGGCGCtgcgggggcaccggccctgcctGCGGGGCGACGCCGCCACCGGCGAGGTGGCGctgggccgccgccgccgcttccGCTTCGCCGCCGTGCTGCCCGAggcggcggggcaggcggcCGTCTACCGGGCCTGCGTCCAGCCGCTGCTGCGGGCCTTCTTCCGCGGCTTCAACGCCACCGTCTTCGCCTACGGGCAGACCGGCTCCGGCAAGACGTACACCATCGGGGAGGCCAGCGTCG CTTCCATCAATGAAGACGAGCAGGGCATCATCCCACGAGCCATGGCTGAGACTTTCAAGCTTATTGATGAGAATGACCTGATTGACTACACGGTCCGAGTGTCCTACCTGGAAGTGTACAAGGAGGAGTTTCGGGACTTACTGCAGGCGGATACAGCCAGCAAAGACATCCAGATCCGGGAGGATGACAAGGGGAATGTCG TGCTCTGCGGTGTGAAGGAGTCAGAAGTGGAAGGGCTGGACGAGGTGCTGAGCCTGCTGGAGATGGGGAACACAGCCAAGCACACGGGAGCTACCCATGTCAACAGGCAGTCGAGCCGCTCACACACCATCTTCACGGTGACCATGGAACAGCGGCGTGGGGCTGGCCGCCTCCCCCTGCACCACCACCCCTCCTCTGTCCCTGCCTCGGGCCAGGTCCTGGTTTCCAAGTTTCACTTTGTGGACCTGGCAGGCTCAGAGCGAATTGTGAAGACGGGAAACACAGGGGAGAGGCTGAAGGAGAGTATCCAGATCAACAGTGGCCTCCTGGCCTTAGGCAATGTCATCAGCGCCTTGGGAGACCCTCGGAGGAAGAGCAGCCACATCCCCTACAGGGACTCCAAAATCACCAG GATCCTGAAAGACTCTCTGGGAGGGAATGCCCAGACTGTGATGATAGCCTGTGTCAGCCCATCCTCCTCCGACTTCGATGAGAGCCTCAACACGCTGAATTATGCCAACCGGGCTCAAAACATCCAGAACAAGGCCGTGGTGAACTGCCGCAAGGAGACGGAGCACGTTGAAGAGCTTCACCTGCAAataaagaagctgcagaaggcGCTGGAACAGCGGCACCGCTCCGAGACCCGTATCATCAACCGCTCGGCCACCACCAAACGATGCGTGCCGGAGCCCACGGCTCGGCTGCTGGCTGAGTGCGCGCATTACCGCACCTGCACCGATGCTGCGTACCGGCTGCTgatggagctgcaggaggacagCAACCTGACGGTGGAGCAGATCTTGCGGGTTAAGGAGTGGCTGTGCGCGGTGGAGAGCGAGAGGAGTGAGCTGACCTCGGCCGGGCTGGATAGCGGTATCGAGAGCACCTCCGCAGAGGAGCAGAGCCTCGAGGCACAAGGCTCAAAGCTGGCAAGAGCCCAG GTGAGCACTGAGAAGAGGTGTGAACCCATCAAAGATGAGCAGGTGGCTAAACTGCAGAGGCAAGTGGAGCGCCTGGAGGAGGAGAACCGTGATTTCCTGGCTGCCCTGGAGGATGCCATGGAGCAGTATAAGCTGCAG AGCGACAAACTGCGGGAGCAGCAGGATAAGATCTCTGAGCTGCACGTGCGCCTTGAGATGGCAATGCCAAACCTGtgtgtgccagggctgctggaaaACCTTCACTTGGTGACTGCTGGCCAGAGACCTCACACAGCCCCGCTGGACGCTGCCCCGTCCCATGGCCTCAGTGGGGTTCCCTCAGGGCTCCTTCCCGCTGAGCAGAGTGGAAGAGCCCGTTGCAGGAAG GAGGAGGACCTGGCCAGCTGGCACCTGAACCATGCGCAGTGCCTGACTGGCAATCCAGAGGTCAGAGACACGGTGCTGAGGAGGGAGCTTAGCCAGGACTTGGAGAAGCCATCAGAGCTGTCctcaggagaggaggaggaggagtgggaaCAGAAACGGTCCCTGTTGCAGCGCCG AAATGGGATCCAAAGCTGGAGCAAGAAGGACATCTGCAAGTTGAAGGAGGAGCCGAGTGGAGACAATGCTCACTCGATTCAGGAGGAGCAACTGGAGCTGTCAAAAG AGGTCTGTAGGAAGCGGGAGCCAGTGCTTGGTCCCTGGGAGCGCCTGCCAGGGAAGGACTCGGAGTGGAGGCTGGTGCAAGCACAGCAGAAGATCCGGGAGCTGGCGATCAACATCCGCATGAAGGAGGAGCTGATCACGGAGCTCATTAAGAcag GCAAGGACGCCCAGGCTCTGAACAGGCAGTACTGCCAGAAGATCGGcgagctggagcaggaggcagagcaggtgCGGGCAGAGCTGAGTGACAGCCAGAAGCAGCTCCAGGAGCTGGAGGGCAAAGAGACGTGGGACCCCGGGGAGAAGCACAAGCTGCAGGAGTACCGCACACGTGTGGCGGCTGCGCAGAGCAAGGCACGG GTTCTGTGCAAAAAGAAGCAGGCGACGGAGAGGCTGGTGTCCCTCTCAGCCCAGAGCGAGAAACgggtgcaggagctggagaggaACATTCAGCTGATGCGGcggcagcagggccagctgcaGCGCCGGCTGCGGGAGGAGAGTGAGCAGAAACGGCGGCTGGAGATGGAGGTGAATAAGCGGCAGCACCGAGTCAAG GAACTGGAACTGAAGCATGAGCAGCACCAGAAAATCCTGCGCATCAAAACAGAGGAAATTGCAGCTTTCCAGAGGAAGCGGCGGAGTGGCAGCAACGGCTCCGTGatcagcctggagcagcagcag AAAATTGAGGAACAGAAGAAGTGGCTGGACATGGAGATGGATAAAGTTCTCGAGCAACGCCGGGCCCTGGATGAGCTAGAAGATGAGCTGAGGAAGCGGGAAGCTATTGTGGCCAAAAaggaagccctgctgcaggagaagaaCGGCCTGGAGAGCAAGCGACTGCGCTCCAGCCAG gctctgACAGATGACATAGTGCGTGTGTCCAGCCGCCTGGAGCACCTAGAAAGGGAGCTGACTGAGAAGAATGGGCAGTTGCGTCACGGCAGTGCCCATGACCAGCAGCAGATCCGCCACGAGATCAACAACCTGCGCCAGGAGAAGGACCAGCTGCTCAAACAGAGGTTGGAGCTCGACAACAAGCTGCGTCACGgcaccctgctgtccccagag gaaGAACGGATCTTGTTCCAGCTGGACGAGGCAATCGAGGCCCTGGATGCAGCCATCGAGTACAAGAATGAGTCTATCACGTGCAGGCAACGAGTCCTGCGGGCCTCAGCCAGCCTGCTGTCCCAGTGTGAGATGAACCTCATGGCCAAGCTCAGCTACCTCTCCTCCTCCGAGACCCGCGCTCTGCTCTGCAAATACTTTGACAAG GTGGTGACACTGCGAGAGGATCAGCACAGGCAACACATTGCCTTCTCGGAGCTGGAgatgcagctggaggagcagcagcagctggtgtaCTGGCTGGAGGCGGCCGTGGAACGTCAGCGCCTGGAGATGGACCGCCAGCTCACCCTGCAGCAGAAGGAGCATGAGCAGAACATGCAGTTACTGCTCCAGCAGAGCCGTG agcaCATGGATGAGGGGCTGGCCAGCAGCAAGCTGCAGTATGAGGCCAGGATTCAGgtgctggaaaaggagctgaGCCATTATATGTGGGCAAACCAGGAGCTGAACCAGAGGCTGAGTAACATGAACCTCCATCCTGGACAGACCAAAG CAGGGATGGAGAGAGGCATTCAcggggctggggacagagctgcccctgccctcgGGACCTGTGAGGAATCCAGCCTTGGGGAGCAGCCCGTGCCTCTGGCCGTCCCTGAAGAAAGCCATCGGGTCAGGGATGAGAACAGGGACCTGGTGCATGCCCCTTTGCCATCGACATGGAGGCGTTCCTCCCTGCCCAACGACAGCCCTGGGGACCTTCGGCAGAGGGATCCGGAGCACTTGCTGAGAGCGGGGCAGCCTCACGAGGTGCACCCACCACGGAGCCTGGCTCCTGCCTCCAAGCCCCGCCGGGAGCTGCGCAGAGCCAGCCTGAACGTGACCGCCGTGCCTTACCACCCAGCGATGATAGATGTGAGGAAAAACCCACTCTAG